The Pseudomonas chlororaphis subsp. piscium genome contains the following window.
CGCCAGATCGCCGCCAACATCGAAGACTCCTCGACCCTGATCGCCAAGCTCGGCGAGCGTTCCGAGCAGATCACCGCCATCGTCAACACCATCCGCGCGATCGCCGAGCAGACCAACCTGCTGGCGCTCAATGCCGCGATCGAAGCCGCCCGCGCCGGCGAACAGGGCCGCGGTTTTGCCGTGGTCGCCGACGAAGTCCGGCAACTGGCCGCCCGTACCAGCGGCTCGACCGCGGAAATCTCGGGGATGATCGACATGATCCAGCACGAAACCCAGCAGGCCATCAAAAGCATGGACGGCACCCGGGACCGGGCGGCCAAGGGCGTGGACCTGGCGGACCAGGCCGGCACGGTGATCCTGCAGATTCGTGACGGTGCCAGCGAGGCGGTACAGGCGGTGAGCATGTTCGCCAACGAACGCGCCACGCTCTGAACCAGCCGTTCTGAATCAACGACATCGACGCCAGGGAAGGCGTCGGGCAACGGGCTATAGTGACCGGCAGTCCCATCGCCCCGAGCCCGCCATGAACCCGAACCCATCCGAAACAGCCTCAGCCGCCCCCGTCGACCACCTGCGTTTTCACCGTCCCCATGCCCATCTGGCCCCGACCTTCGGCACCGACAGCTTTGCCCTGAAGGCCGAAGCCTTCGCCCGTTTTTTCGGCACACCGACCTTTCTCGGCGCGCAAACCCTGATCGTGCTGGTCTGGGTCGGGCTCAACCTGAGCGGTGTGACACACTTCGACGTTTACCCCTTCATCCTCCTCAACCTGGCCTTCAGCCTGCAATCGGCCTATGCCGCGCCGCTGATCCTGCTGGCCCAGACCCGCCAGGCCGCGCGCGACAAAGCCCAGACCGAGGCCGATGCCCAGCACCGCGAAGCCATCGCTATCGCCAACAGCGAACGTCAGGCGCAAGCCGCGCAACACTCCGCGCAACTGCTCGAACTGCTGGAGCAGAACACCCGCCTGACCGAGATGACCAAACAGCTGACCGAACGCATCGAGAGCCTGACCTCGGAAATGCATCAGCACGTCCTGCACAAGGGCCCGCCCCAGGCATGACTCACCGCGGCGCGCGCAGGCGCTGGCTCAACTCGTCGAACAGCGTCACCACCGCGCGCAGCGCCCGGCAGTCGGCCCGGGTCAACAGCCAGAGCGCGGTGTCGCACCCCGGCAGCGGGTCGCTCAGGGGTTGCAGGGCCGTCGTGTCGTCGAGCAGGAAATCCGGCAACACCGCCACACCCAGCCCGGCCTTCACCAGTTCGCTGACCGCCAGCATGCTGTTGCAGCGATAGCCCGGCACCACGCCCGGCAATGCCTGCCGACGCCAGGCCACCGTGGCGTGGTCCGGGAGGAAATCGTCCGGGGCGATCCAGGTCAGCCCAGCCAGATCCGTCGACCCGACCGACTGCCGATAGCTCGGGCTGGCACAGACCCGGTAGGACACCGCCCGCAACTGCCGACCTACAAGGTGCTCGGGCGGTGTGCGGGTCAGGCGCAGGGCCAGGTCGGCGTCGCGCCGGCTGAGGTTGGCGAAATCATTCGAGGTGCTGAGCTCCAAGGCCAGTGCCGGATAGCGCGGCATGAATTGCCCCAGCGCCGGCAACAGCAAGCCCTGCAACACCGAATCGGTACAGGTCAGGCGCACCGTGCCGCTGACCACCGCGCCGCCCTGCTCCACCCCGACCCGTGCCGCTTCCAGCGCCTGTTCGGCGCGTTCGGCCTGCTCGGCCAGGGTGCGGGCCAGGCCGGTGGGCAGGTAGCCGGCGCGGCTCTTGTCGAACAGCTGCTGGCCCAGCGCGGCCTCGAGGCGACGCACAGCGCGGAACACCGTCGATACATCCACCTTCAGCAACGCCGCCGCGCGGGCCAGGGAGCCGCCACGCACCAGGGCGAGGATCAGCGACAGGTCGGGGTAGTCGAGCCGATAGTGCGTAGCTGCATTGTTCACTTGGGTAAATGCCAATATTGAATGCGTGAACGCCAATCTATAGTGACTGCCAGCCACCCACAAGCGCTGGCCATACCGGGAGTAGTCCATGCCGCACATCGCACGTCCACCCATCCTGCACATCGCCCTGGTAGGCGACTACGACCCTCAGGTCACCGCGCACCAAGCCATTCCCCGGGCCCTGGAAATGGCCGCCGAGGAAACCGGCCTCAAGGTGCACTACCGCTGGATGACCACCGACAGCCTGACCTGCGACGAGCCACTGCAAGAGGTCGACGGCATCTGGTGTGTGCCCGCCAGCCCCTACCGCTCGATGGACGGTGCCTTGCGGGCGATCCGTTTTGCCCGCGAACAGCAGCGGCCCTTCCTCGGCACCTGCGGCGGTTTTCAGCATGCGGTGCTGGAATACGCGCGCAACGTCCTGGGCTGGGCCGATGCCGAACACGGCGAAACCCATCCCGAAGCAGCACGCGCCTTGCTCACGCCGTTGACCTGCGCCTTGGTGGAGGCCACCGACAGCATTCACCTGTGCGAAGGCAGTCGCATCGCCGAAGCCTATGGCGAGCTCCAGATCAGCGAGGGTTATCGCTGTCGCTACGGGGTCAACCCGGAGTTCGCGGCGCAATTGCTCCAGCACAACCTGCGCCCCAGCGGCTACGACTTGGCCGGCGACCTGCGGGCGGTGGAGCTCAGCGACCATAGGTTTTTTGTCGCCACCCTGTTCCAGCCGGAACGGGCGGCGCTCAAAGGCGTCGTGCCGCCCCTGGTCAGCGCCCTGCTCGCCGCTTGCCTGGAGCGTCACCCATGATCGCCCGCACACCCGAGGCGCCCTATTACGCGGTGATTTTCAGCGCCCAGCGCCGCGAACCGGACCCGGCCTACGAGCAGACCGCCGAACGCATGGTCGAACTGGCGCAGCAGCAGCCGGGATTTCTCGGCATGGAGTTCGCGCGCAACGAGGAGGGCTTCGGCATCACCGTCTCCTACTGGCAGGACCAGGCCTCGATCCTCGCCTGGAAGCAGCATGCCGAACACCGCATCGCCCGCGAACGCGGGCGCAGCGACTGGTACGCGGCCTGTCATACCCGGGTGTGCAAGGTCGAACGCGCCTACCTGTTCGAACGCTGATACCTCATCGCGAGCCCGCCCGCGATGACCTCGGCCCAGCCAAGCGTGACGCCTGGACTATTGCGCCGCCGGCACCCGATTGCGCACCGCCGAAATCTCCGGCAGGTCGGTGCGGCGCATGTACACACGCAAGGGTTCGCTGATGTTGATGCGCTCGTCGATGTTCTGCTCCAGCAGCAACTGGATCAGCTCGCGCTTGAGCACCATGACCTGGCCCTCGGCGGTGGCCCAGACGAATTCGCTGGCGGGGGTGATGGCGTCGTCGGCGACGTCCATGCCGAAGGAATCTTCGCTGAAGCGCACGATGTGCTGGCCGCTCTTGCGGTTGAAACCGACAAAACCCTTGAGCTGGTCGGCGGCCTGGCAGATGAGTTCGGATGTGATGCGCATGGTAAACCTCACTGAGCGTCCCGAAGGACAGGTGATCGATGGTTTACACGCCAGGCAAGAGTGGAAATCTCGGGTTTCCCTCTGACGGGGAAACTTCAGGGCGCAAGCCTACTGCAAAGCACCCCACAAAAGCGTCGGAAAATTTGCCGCAGGTGCAGATTTATGTCGGTTTCGCGATAGCACAACGGCCATTCAATTGTTAAAAGGTAGTCCTTTGAAAACCGCCCTCCACGAAAGGACCTCGACCATGCCTGCCACCTTCACCAAAAGCGCCCTGATGCTGAGCCTGATGCTTGGCCTGGGCCAGGCACAGGCCGCCAGCCCAAGCCCCACCGCACTGGCTGTCAGCCAAGGCATTCCACACCCCGCGGTGATCGCTCACCGGGGCGCGTCCTTCGATGCGCCGGAGTCCACCGCCGCCGCCTACAAGCTGGCCCGCGACCTGGGCGCCGACTACCTGGAAATGGACCTGCAACGCAGCAAGGACGGCGTGCTGTTCGCCCTGCATGACAACAACCTGCAGCGCACCACTGACGTCGCCAGCAAGTTTCCCGAGCGCAAGGACAGCCCGGCCAACGCCTTCACCATGGCCGAACTGAAAACCCTCGACGCCGGCAGCTGGTTCAACCAGGCCTACCCCGACCGCGCCCGTGCGAGCTACGTCGGCCTGAAGATCCTGACCCTCGACGAAATCATCGA
Protein-coding sequences here:
- a CDS encoding DUF1003 domain-containing protein yields the protein MNPNPSETASAAPVDHLRFHRPHAHLAPTFGTDSFALKAEAFARFFGTPTFLGAQTLIVLVWVGLNLSGVTHFDVYPFILLNLAFSLQSAYAAPLILLAQTRQAARDKAQTEADAQHREAIAIANSERQAQAAQHSAQLLELLEQNTRLTEMTKQLTERIESLTSEMHQHVLHKGPPQA
- a CDS encoding LysR family transcriptional regulator — protein: MDYSRYGQRLWVAGSHYRLAFTHSILAFTQVNNAATHYRLDYPDLSLILALVRGGSLARAAALLKVDVSTVFRAVRRLEAALGQQLFDKSRAGYLPTGLARTLAEQAERAEQALEAARVGVEQGGAVVSGTVRLTCTDSVLQGLLLPALGQFMPRYPALALELSTSNDFANLSRRDADLALRLTRTPPEHLVGRQLRAVSYRVCASPSYRQSVGSTDLAGLTWIAPDDFLPDHATVAWRRQALPGVVPGYRCNSMLAVSELVKAGLGVAVLPDFLLDDTTALQPLSDPLPGCDTALWLLTRADCRALRAVVTLFDELSQRLRAPR
- a CDS encoding CTP synthase C-terminal region-related (seleno)protein → MPHIARPPILHIALVGDYDPQVTAHQAIPRALEMAAEETGLKVHYRWMTTDSLTCDEPLQEVDGIWCVPASPYRSMDGALRAIRFAREQQRPFLGTCGGFQHAVLEYARNVLGWADAEHGETHPEAARALLTPLTCALVEATDSIHLCEGSRIAEAYGELQISEGYRCRYGVNPEFAAQLLQHNLRPSGYDLAGDLRAVELSDHRFFVATLFQPERAALKGVVPPLVSALLAACLERHP
- a CDS encoding antibiotic biosynthesis monooxygenase family protein yields the protein MIARTPEAPYYAVIFSAQRREPDPAYEQTAERMVELAQQQPGFLGMEFARNEEGFGITVSYWQDQASILAWKQHAEHRIARERGRSDWYAACHTRVCKVERAYLFER
- a CDS encoding DUF2025 family protein, translated to MRITSELICQAADQLKGFVGFNRKSGQHIVRFSEDSFGMDVADDAITPASEFVWATAEGQVMVLKRELIQLLLEQNIDERINISEPLRVYMRRTDLPEISAVRNRVPAAQ